One segment of Olsenella uli DSM 7084 DNA contains the following:
- a CDS encoding TrmH family RNA methyltransferase: protein MTITNVSEIGDIGDPRIDAYVRLTDRQLRSVLDPNSALVILESLNVITLAVREGVELVSVFVERRHLERLLAELPSLSERDIEVFVASRAVMSEVVGFNVVRGYLAAARRPHPREAQEVLEGASRVAVLEGLTDVSNVGALFRSAAALGVDALLLAPTCADPFNRRAIRTSMGTVFQLPWAPAPRPWPQATFDALRADGFTSVALALDECAVRLDDPALADSGRVALFFGSEGTGLSDDVLSAVDRSAIIPMSRGVDSLNVAASSAVAFWELCARRR from the coding sequence ATGACAATTACAAACGTCTCAGAAATAGGTGACATAGGCGACCCCCGCATCGACGCCTACGTCCGTCTGACGGACCGTCAGCTCAGAAGCGTGCTCGACCCCAACTCCGCGCTCGTCATCCTCGAGTCCCTCAACGTGATCACCCTCGCCGTTCGGGAGGGTGTCGAGCTCGTCTCCGTCTTCGTCGAAAGACGCCACCTCGAGCGCCTCCTCGCGGAGCTCCCCTCCCTTTCCGAGAGGGACATCGAGGTCTTTGTCGCGTCCCGTGCGGTGATGAGCGAAGTCGTCGGGTTCAACGTCGTCCGCGGCTACCTTGCCGCAGCCAGACGCCCACACCCGCGGGAGGCGCAAGAGGTCCTCGAGGGGGCCTCCCGCGTTGCCGTCCTGGAGGGCCTCACCGACGTGAGCAACGTGGGCGCGCTCTTCCGCTCCGCCGCCGCGCTTGGGGTCGATGCTCTGCTTCTGGCACCAACCTGCGCAGACCCCTTCAACCGCCGAGCCATCCGCACCTCCATGGGGACGGTCTTCCAACTCCCCTGGGCTCCGGCGCCTCGCCCCTGGCCACAGGCAACCTTCGACGCCCTGCGCGCCGACGGCTTCACCTCCGTGGCCCTGGCGCTCGACGAGTGCGCCGTCCGCCTGGACGATCCTGCGCTCGCGGATAGCGGGCGCGTGGCGCTCTTTTTCGGCAGCGAGGGGACGGGCCTCTCGGACGACGTGCTCTCGGCGGTCGACCGGTCGGCCATCATCCCCATGTCACGTGGGGTCGACTCGCTCAACGTCGCCGCGTCCTCT